One Bufo gargarizans isolate SCDJY-AF-19 chromosome 4, ASM1485885v1, whole genome shotgun sequence DNA window includes the following coding sequences:
- the HMGN3 gene encoding high mobility group nucleosome-binding domain-containing protein 3 isoform X2, producing the protein MPKRKSPEGAEAKDAGKASKQEPTRRSARLSSKPAPPKAEAKPKKAAAKKEPATKGNKGAKGKKEEKQEAGKEGTAPSENGENRANEAQKTEAVGDKE; encoded by the exons TCTCCAGAAGGCGCTGAAGCCAAGGATGCTGGCAAAGCAAGCAAGCAAGAG CCAACCAGAAGATCGGCAAGATTGTCATCA AAACCTGCCCCTCCTAAAGCTGAAGCAAAACCAAAAAAGGCTGCAGCCAAG AAGGAGCCAGCAACAAAGGGTAACAAAGGTGCTAAagggaagaaagaagaaaaacaaGAAGCTGGAAAGGAAGGTACTGCTCCATCTGAGAATGGTGAAAATAGAGCTAATGAG GCACAGAAAACTGAAGCAGTTGGGGACAAAGAATGA
- the HMGN3 gene encoding high mobility group nucleosome-binding domain-containing protein 3 isoform X1: MPKRKSPEGAEAKDAGKASKQEPTRRSARLSSKPAPPKAEAKPKKAAAKKEPATKGNKGAKGKKEEKQEAGKEGTAPSENGENRANEIRVSRSTVNVSTSRGAMPSTLSIKGQIETVKVKGTEN, from the exons TCTCCAGAAGGCGCTGAAGCCAAGGATGCTGGCAAAGCAAGCAAGCAAGAG CCAACCAGAAGATCGGCAAGATTGTCATCA AAACCTGCCCCTCCTAAAGCTGAAGCAAAACCAAAAAAGGCTGCAGCCAAG AAGGAGCCAGCAACAAAGGGTAACAAAGGTGCTAAagggaagaaagaagaaaaacaaGAAGCTGGAAAGGAAGGTACTGCTCCATCTGAGAATGGTGAAAATAGAGCTAATGAG ATTCGCGTCTCTCGCTCCACTgttaatgtttccacatccagaGGTGCCATGCCCAGCACACTGTCAATAAAAGGGCAGATTGAAACAGTGAAAGTTAAGG GCACAGAAAACTGA